The following proteins are encoded in a genomic region of Thalassophryne amazonica chromosome 5, fThaAma1.1, whole genome shotgun sequence:
- the epgn gene encoding protransforming growth factor alpha produces the protein MLRRTVYNLSQKLLLQHFAESIRDHKMKQTQTYLTKVILSAAALFLFRATTVRSATPTAEPQSAATPTPSLSFATRQLDNSTMDKPRVLQSHRPCGSDHANYCHNGGQCMYPQDSDGPSCICAASYGGPRCMFIVNTISQPKIYAEQLIGIVVGLALVVFALIFVICYCSWKKCIKSSKLIKPTLPESTV, from the exons ATGTTGAGGAGAACCGTATATAATCTCAGCCAAAAGCTGCTCTTGCAACACTTTGCTGAGAGCATCAGAGATCACAAGATGAAACAAACCCAGACATACCTGACGAAGG TCATCCTCTCAGCAGCAGCGTTGTTTCTCTTCCGAGCCACAACTGTCCGATCTGCCACGCCGACAGCGGAACCCCAGTCCGCAGCCACACCGACTCCGTCCCTCTCCTTTGCAACCAGACAGCTCGACAACA gTACTATGGACAAACCTCGGGTTTTACAATCACATAGGCCATGTGGAAGCGACCATGCCAACTACTGTCATAATGGTGGCCAGTGCATGTATCCCCAAGACAGCGACGGACCTTCTTGCAT CTGCGCGGCCTCGTACGGCGGGCCACGGTGCATGTTCATTGTGAACACCATCTCTCAGCCCAAGATCTACGCTGAACAACTGATTGGCATCGTTGTGGGCCTGGCTTTGGTCGTCTTTGCCCTCATTTTTGTGATTTGCTACTGTTCCTGGAAGAA ATGTATAAAGTCATCAAAGCTGATCAAACCCACATTACCAGAGAGCACAGTGTGA